In Petrotoga sp. 9PWA.NaAc.5.4, the genomic window CCAGGGCGGAGCCCTCTCCCCCTTTCTTGGTGCAAGTACCGAAGAAGTTAAAAAAATAGAAAATTGGTCAAAATTATATAGTGACTTCAGAAATAAAGGTTTTCTAAAAATAAGATTTAATGTTTATAACAGGTCCAGGGCGGAGCCCTCCTCTCTCCTTCGGTAAAAATACCGAAAAAGTTAAAGAAATTTATATTTTGTAAGAATTAAACAGGTACTTTAGAAACGATAATTTTCAGAAAATAAGCTTTTGAATTTAAAATGGGTCTAGGGCGGAGCCCTCTCCCCCTCTCTTGGTACAAGTACCGAAAAGTTAAAGAAATAAATAATTAGTGAATATTAAAGTTATGAGGGTGTTTTTGAAAAAACTAAAAGTTAAAACATTGATAAAAATTATTTTTTAAAATTTGTAATGTGAGTAAAATATAAGAATTCAAGGAGGAATAATAAATTGCAAATATCTTTAAACGGAAAATGGAAAGTATATGACAATGAAAACGAGTTTAATTTTGAAGGAAACGTTCCAGGAACAGCTCAAGGTGACCTTGTAGATTTGAAACTTATGCCTCACCCTTATATAGGGAAAAATGAAAAACTTTTTAAAAGACTTGAATGGAAAGATTGGATTTATGAAAGAAATTTTAATATTGATAATATAAATCAAGAAAATAGGTATGATTTAGTTTTAGAAGGTGTAGATACACTTGCAAACATATACGTAAATGGTCAGTATGTAGGAAAAACCGAAGATATGTTCATTGAATACAGATTTAATGTAAAAAAATATCTAAAAGTTGGAGAAAATTCTATAAAAGTAGAAATATTATCTCCTATAGATATACCAACGAGATTAGAGAAAAATTATGGAAAGCTTCATGCAGGGGAAGAAACTGCAAGAGTTTATATAAGAAAAGCACAATATTCATACGGATGGGATTGGGGAGCAAGGATAGCTACAAGTGGAATATATAGAAATATATATATAGATAATTATAAAAACGGAAGAGTATTTGGTTCTACTGCATATTTAGAGGATTTAAACGGAAAGGTCAATTTTACAGGTTATGTTGATATTAATTCAGATAACCCAGAAGATTATAAAGTTGAAATAACTTTAAATGATTTCATAAGTTTTGTTTTGCCAGTAATTAACAGTAATAAAGGATATATATTTAGAGGAACCAAAATCATAGAAGATATTAAGTTATGGTATCCTCATGATTTAGGCGAAAGTTATCTTTACAAAGTTGAATTTAAACTTTTGAAAAAAAATGAAGAACTATATTCAGAAAAAAAGAGAATAGGATTTAGAATAGTAAAAGTTATAAGAGAAAACGATGGAGAAGGAGAGAGTTTCATATTTGAGATAAACGGAAAGAAAATATTTGCTAAAGGAGCTAACTGGATACCTGCAGAAAATATTTTAAGCTGGCTTAAAGAAAAAGACTACGAACAATTAATTAAAATGGCTAAAAATTCTAATATGAATATGTTGAGGGTTTGGGGTGGAGGACTTTACGAAGATACTACTTTTTACAATAAATGTGATGAGTTTGGCATTTTAGTTTGGCAAGATTTTATGTTTGCGTGTGCTGAATATCCCGATCATATTGAATGGTTCAGAAAATTGGCTAATGAAGAAGTAAAATACAATGTAACAAAGTTAAGATACCATCCATGTATAGTACTTTGGTGCGGTAACAATGAAAACAACTGGGGTTTTGAAGAATGGGATTACAAGATAAAAGTCGATGGGAAAAATTTAGGTAATAGATTGTATTTAGAAGATTTTCCAAAAATATGTGCTGAAGAAGACCCTACAAGATTATATTGGCCATCTAGTCCATATGGTGGGAGTAAGGCTAACTCCAATGAAGCAGGCGACAGACATGTTTGGGAAATTTGGTCCGGTTGGCAAGATTTTAAATATTATACGAAAGATACTTCAAAATTTGTAAGTGAATTTGGATTTCAAGCTGCACCAGATCCTAAAACTATAGATTTTTTTGCTATGGATGAGCAAAAAGAAATGTTTTCTGAAGTGATGTTAAATCACAATAAACAAGTAGAAGGACCTGAAAGGTTATTAAAGTTTATTAACTCTCATAACGGTTTGATAACTAATTTTGATTCTATAGTTTATTTGACACAATTGAATCAAGCTGAGGCCATAAAAACAGGTGTTGAACATTGGAGAAGTAGAAAATATAGAACAGCCGGCACTCTTTACTGGCAAATCAATGACTCTTGGCCTGTTTTTAGCTGGTCATGCATAGATTATTTTAAAAGACCTAAAGCATTATATTTTTATACTAAAAGGTTTTATAACCCGATATTACCAATCGCCAAAAATAAAGACGGGAAAATCATAATCTCTATTATTAACGATAGCTTTGCTACAAAAGTTGATTTGGAATTTCAACTGTGGTCTCTAAACGGAGAATTAATTAAAAAAGAAGAGTTTTTAAATGTAAAAATTGCTGAAGATTCTGTAATTACTGTTGAGCAATTGGATGTCTCAAACATTGATGTTGAAAACACTATTGCTTATATTAATTTAAAGCAAAACGGAAAAACAATAATTGAAAATCATGAATTATTCGCAGATCTTAGAATTAACAAATTAAAAGATCCTATGATAACTATTAACAAAGAAGGAAACGACCTAATTTTAAATTGCGAAAAACCTGCTTTAGGCGTGAATATAAGAGTGAATGAAGAAAACTATATTGACGATAATTTTTTTACTCTTTTTCCTTCTAATTCTAAAACATTAACAAACATCAAAGGAGATATAACTATAAAAAGTACTTATGATTTTTTAAGGAGATGAAATATTATGAATTTTGTGTTTGATCATTTAGCCATTACTGTTTCTAATTTAGAAGAATCCATCGATTTTTATACTAATATTCTTGGTTTTAAAATATTGGGAAAATTGGTTCAAGATAATGGAAATTTTACTATTGTATATCTTTATATGGGAGATAAAGTTTTAGAACTATTCTATTTCGTAGAGAAAGGTAAAAGTATAACTTCTTATAACGATAAAGATATAGGAATCAAACATTTCGCTTTCAAAGTTGAAAGTGTTGATAAGACTTTTGAATATTTAAAAGAAAAAGGAGTAGAATTCACTATGCAACCTACCGATGCTGAAGGAGGTGTAAGAATCGCCTTCTTCAAAGATCCTAATAATATATTAATAGAGATAATTGAAGGAAATCTTAAGTTAGAAAATTATTGAAATGAATTTTTTGAGGTGAGATAACTATGCCCACCATTAGAGATGTCGCTAAAATGTGCGGTTATTCTATTGCTACGGTATCCAGAGTTCTTAACGGTTGTGAAAACGTTTCAGAAGAAACAAGAAACAAAGTTTTGAAAGCTATAAAAGAAATAAATTATAGAAGAGGTGAAAACATAAAAGGTAGCTCCTATAGAGTAGTTGGAGTATTAGTTCCAGATTTAAAAGCCGATTATTATGGAATGATAGCTGAAGGAATAGAAGAATCTTTGATTATAAACAGTTACGAAATGTTTCTTTCAACTTATAGGCATTCTTTAAAAAAAGAAAAAGAAGCCTTAGATGAATTTTTCGCAAGGAAAGTAGATGGTATAATACTATGCACCACATATAACGATGATGAATTTTTAGAAAAATTCTTTGAAGCAGGCATTCCTGTTGTGGCGGTTGATAGAGAAAAATCAGACCTAAAAATAGATATCGTTAGTATAAACAATTATTCATCTTCTTTGGAAACAGCTAAATATCTATATAAAATGGGACATAGGAAAGTTCTTTATGTCGAAGGAATGATAGAGATATATTCTGCCAGGGAAAGAAAAAAAGCTTATATAGACTTTTCTTCAAAGAAAAATGATTTTGAAGTATTTTCTCTCCCCGGTGGTTTTAGTGTAGAAGAAGGTTATGAAGCTATAAAAAAATATCTTGAAAGAGACGGGAAAAATTTTACGGCTATTTCCTTCCCTAATGATTGGACGGCTTTGGGAGGTATTAAGGCTTTAAAACAAGCTGCCATTAATTGTCCAGAAGATGTTTCTGTGGTTGGCTTTGATGATGCGACATTTTCTAAGTATATTCATCCATCTTTAACAACTGTTAAACAACCCACCTATGAAATGGGGCTAAATGCTGCAAAACTTTTAATAGAAAGAATTGAAGGAAAAATTGAAAGCAAAACAAAAAGACGAATGATTCTTCCTACAAAGTTAATATTAAGAGATTCTGTAAAAAAAATCGATTAGACCCTCACTTTGACCCTAATATAAATTCAAATGCTTATTTTTACAAAATAAATTTTAAAAAAAAGCTTCTATATATTATAATATATTAAAATAAGGGAAAATATTTACTCCATCTGTTTTTAAAACATGGTCAAAAAGGAGGGCGCTTATGGGGGCTATTTTTCAATTAATTGCAGTAATAAGTGGGGGGATAGGTTTAATTTTTACTGTTTTCTTAGTTTTTAATATCTTAGAGAAACCAGCCGGAAATGAAAAGATGCAAAAACTTTCAAAGGCTATCCAAGTCGGAGCAAAGTCTTTCCTGTTCTCAGAATATAAGATACTTTTCTTAGTAATTATCCTATCGGCAATACTTTTATGGCAAATTTCTTCTTTTGAAATGTCTTTATCTTTTGGGTTAGGTGCAATGTTTTCAATACTTTCAGGTTTCTTTGGAATGTCAATCGCAACTCGGGCTAATACAAGAACTACTCAGGCAGCTATAAATAGTTTAAAAGGAGCTTTAACGATTGCTTTTAATGCAGGAGCTGTTATGGGAATAACTGTAACTTCTTTGGGATTGATAGGATTAGGGATGATTTTTTATTTTGGCGGTGGAAACACAGAAATGATGGGTGGTTATGCTATGGGAGCTTCTTTTGTTGCTCTTTTTGCAAGAGTTGGGGGGGGAATATTTACAAAAGCCGCTGATGTTGGAGCAGACTTGGTAGGAAAATTGGAAGCAAATATTCCTGAGGATGATCCAAGAAATCCTGCTGTTATTGCAGATAATGTTGGAGATAATGTGGGCGATGTTGCTGGAATGGGTGCTGATTTATACGAATCTTATATAGGATCTATATATTCTGCTTCCGTTTTAGGTGGACTTGCTTATTCTCTTAAAGGAGCAATTTTTCCTTTTTTTGTAGCCTCTTCTGGCTTAATTTTGTCTATCATCGGAATAGTCAGCGTAAATTATTTTATTAAAAAAGCTAAAAATATAAATCCACAAAAGGCCTTAAATTTTGGTACTTATCTGACAAGTTTCTTACAAGCAATAATTGTTTTATTTTTATCTAAAATTATTTTAAATACTTTTCAAGCCGGCTTGATAGTTATCTCTGGCATGATTGTTGGCATTTTAATTGGAGCTATAACTGAACATTATACTTCAAAAAAGCCTGTTTTTAAACTTGCTCAGAACGCTCCTTCAGGTTCTGCACCTCTTATTATAAATGGTTTAGCTTTAGGAATGGAATCAACCTTATTTCCCATAATTTTTATAGGGGCTTCCATTGTTATTTCTTTTACTTTTTACGGCCTATTTGGAATAGCCATAGCTTCAGTTGGAATGCTTTCAACCTTGGGTATGACGCTATCTATAGATGCATACGGACCTATAGCTGATAATGCGGGAGGAATTGCTGAAATGGCCGGACTTGAATCATCTGTTAGACAAAGAACGGATAAATTAGATTCGGTAGGAAACACCACAGCAGCTATAGGAAAAGGATTTGCTATTGGATCTGCTGCTTTAACAGCTTTAGCTCTTTTTGCTTCATATATTCAAGTTGCTAATGTTTCTTTGATAGATTTGAATAATGCAAATGTTTTTACTGCGTTATTAATTGGAGCTATGTTACCTTTTCTTTTTTCAGCATTAGTGATGAAAGCAGTAGGAAACGCTGCTACCCTTATGGTTCAAGAAGTTAGAAGACAATTCAACGAAATAGTTGGATTAATGGAAGGCAAAGCAGAACCTGATTATGGAAGGTGTGTTAAAATCGCAACCAACGGTGCTTTAAAGCATATGATCCTTCCTGCTTTAATAGCTGTTATTTCTCCTATGATTGTTTATTTTCTCTTAGGCAAAGAAGCAGTAGCAGGAATGTTGGCTGGAACTACAGTTTCAGGAGTTATGTTAGCAATATTTATGGCTAATTCTGGAGGAGCATGGGATAATGCAAAAAAGTATATAGAAGAAGGAAATTTAGGTGGAAAAGGTTCTATGGCTCACAAAGCTGCCGTTGTAGGAGATACTGTAGGTGATCCCTTAAAAGATACAGCCGGACCTTCTATAAACATTCTAATTAAATTAATGTCTATAGTATCTATAGTGGTAATTCCGCTTCTTATTAGAATTTTTGAGTAATTATATCATAATTTAGAAAATCAATCATTGAAAGGGGTGATAATAATGAAAAGAGTTGCTGTTTTGAATGTAGGAGGAGATTGCCCTGGTCTTAATGCTGTAATAAGAGCGCTTATAGTTAAAGGTGCTGATGATGATATCGAAATTGTAGGTGTATATGATGGATTTTTAGGACTTGTTCAAGATAAAATGACTATTATGGTTAAAGAACATGTATCAGGCAAATTACCAGAAGGTGGAATCATTTTGGGCTCATCAAAATATGATCCCACTGAAAATCCAGAAGACTTGAAAAAACTCAAGGAAAATTTCCAAAAATATCAAATTACCAGTCTTATTTTACTTACAGGACATACTGGTGCAAAGATTGCTTTAAAATTAGCCGATGAAGGTATCCCTTCCATTATAATACCTGCTACCATTGATAATGATTTAGCTTGGACAGACATAAGTATAGGATTTTTAACCGCCTTACAAGTAGTTTCCGATGCTTTGGATAGACTACATTCTACTGCAAGTGCAGGCCATCGAGTAATAGTGATTGAAGTAGGAGGAGACGAAGCTGGTTGGTTAGCTACAATTGGCGGTATGGCGGGAGGAGCTGACTACATTATTACCCCAGAAATTGAATTTGATCCTGATAACTTGTTAGAAAATATTAAAAAAAGGTATGAAATAGGTAGAAAATTTTCACTCATAGTAGTTGAAGAGAAGGTTAAACTTCCCGAGAAAATAAATGCTGTGGTTACAGATCCCAAAGTTAGAAATTTTATGAGACCTTCGGAATTAATTACAGAATATATAAAAGAAAATTTAAAAAATATAGAATGTAGAACTGTTAACTTAGATTACTTACAAAGAGGAGGTACACCCTCTTCCTTCGATAGATATTTAGCTTTTAAATTTGGTTTTAGTGCAATAGCTGCTGTTAAAAAAGGAAAAGCTAATATTGCTTTGGGTTTAAAGGGTTTTGAAGTCATAGAAAAACCTTATACATCTGATATTTTAAAAAATAAAGAAATAAGCAAAGAATTATATGAAATGGCAAAATTATTTTTTTAATAAATCATCTATTTAGCGATGCATAAAAACTCGCATCGCTAAATTTTTATTTCAAACTGGAAAGAAATTACTATGAAATTCGAAGTTTCCCCATAAGGCCCGGCCCATTGTAAACTATCTATTTTCCTTTCATCTTCATATGGAGTAGAAAGATCTATCTCTCCTTTCAAATATCTTTCAAATATCAATTTATAACTAACATTATCATTAAAAATATCTATACCTATTAAAAAACCTTCCATATCATTCCCATAATCAAATCCTATTGGGAATTCCTCATTCCCATAAAATGCAGTCCATTTTAAATAAGGTAACCATTGATTATACATCCAAGTATAAATTTTATAATATTCAATTTTAGGAGAAACATAGAAATTAGAACTTTTATAAACTTTTCTTGTACCAAAACTCCAGGCTAAGGCCGTTGGCTTGTAATCCTCTGCACCAGATTCTGTAGACTGTACAACAAAATCATCCATTGCAAATTGACCATATATTTGAAAACCATCGAATGGAATTAGAGAAAAATCTAAACCCATCATGCTATTTGAAAAACCTTCTCCTAAATTGTTATGAGAAACACCAAATGGATTTGCATCAGAAAGATCGGGATATTTACCTCCAATAAGATTTAATTCACTCAAAGATAACCTTAATTTTTCAAAAAAAATCCATTCTACTCTATGTATAAAAAGTACTTTGGATGGATCAGAATATCCAAAGTTTTCTATACGATATCTGTCCGAATTTCTATCGTAACTTGTGTTTCTTTGTCTTAAAAATGATTCTTCATCAAGATAAGGATCAAAAAAATATAATCCTGATATTATTCTCATATTACCTGCATCATATCCACCCATAAATCCTTTTACATATGGTATTGAATCAGATAAATACAATCCTCTTTCAAAATCCGACCAATTTGTTTTATAAATTCCACTAATCAACCATATTGGATCTATATCCCAATAAATAAAATAGGGTTCAAATCCAGAATAAGCTTCATCATAAATTGGATAAGGAAAAACGTTGGTGAAATCTTTTCCTTCATAAATTGATTTTAAAAGATATTTTTGATCTATGGCAACTTCACTGAACACAAATATATTACTGAACAATAACAACAATAAAATTGTAACCTTACCAAATTCTTTCATTTTCTCTCCCTTAAAATCATCCATATTAGAAGCTTTCAAATTTATACTTCATAACTATTTTATATCTATACTTTTCTGATCCTTACTAACTACAAATTTCTTTAATTTATCTTTTTTCTTTTCTATTGTAATCACGTTAATATTTATTAAAAAATTCTTCTTCTGTCATTATCAATGTTCCATATTGTTGAGCCTTTGCTAATTTTGATCCTGGATTTTCCCCTACTACAAGAATATCAGTCTTTTTAGTGAGAGTTTCTGTAAATGTACCACCTTTTGATTCTACATATTCCGCAAATTCTTGTCTCGTCATCCTTGATAGTGAACCAGTTTGACAAATAATTTTTCCGTTAAGAGGCCCTTCTTTTTTTACTTGAATATAACCCATATTAACTCCAGCGTCTTTTAACTTATCTATTATTTTTTTAACTTCTTCTTGAGAGAAAAAATTTATAATAGCTCGCGCTGTATCTTCACCAATTCCTTCTATTTCAACTAAATCTGAAAAACTCGCATTCATTAAATTTTCTATTGATTTGAAATGATAAGCTAAATCTTTCGCTGTTTTAGCTCCAACATTTGGAATCCCTAAGGCATTTATCAAACTATACAAATCTCGATTTTTTGAGTCTTCTATTTGATTCAGAATATTTTGTATAATTTTATCACCTATTCCTTTACCTAAACTTCTCAATTTCTCATCATTCAAATAATAAAGATCTGCTATATCTTTTATTAAACCCGCATCAATCATTCTTTTTAGAAGTTTTTCTCCTAACCCTTGAATGTTCATACACTCTCTTGATACAAAATTCTCAAGAGATCTCAATAATTTTTCAGGACATGAAGGATTTAAACATCTAATAGCAACCTCTTCAGATTTTATTTTCCCAACTTTTCCTCCACAAACCGGACATTCTTTTGGTGGTTCTATAATTTTTTCTTCTCCAGTTCTCTTTTCTTTTACTGGTCCAATAACTTGAGGTATTATACCTCCTGCTTTTTCAACAATTACATAATCGCCTTCTCTTATATCTCTCTCTTTCACATAATCAAAATTATGTAAACTTGCTCGTTTTACAATTGTTCCTTCCAGTCTAATGGGACTGAATTCAGCTACAGGAGTTATTATACCTGTACTTCCAACTTGAAATTTCACTTTTACTAATTTTGCTTCTTTTTGCTCAGCTTGAAATTTAAACGCTATAGCCCATCGGGGAGATCTAACAGTTTCTCCTAATATTCTTTGTATATCAAATTCGTTAACCTTGACAACTATTCCATCTGCCTCATACTCTAATTCTCTTCTCATGCTATTCCATTTTTTCCAAAAATCTATAACTTCATTTATATTTTCAGCTTTCTTGTAATTTAGATTTACTCTAAAACCTAACTCTTTTAAAAAAGTTAGAGCTTCCTCTTGCGTTTTTAAACCGTAATTTTCAGGAAATATTATATAATATATAAAAGAATTTAATTTCCTTTTTGCAACTTCTGTACTATCCAATAGTTTCAATGTTCCCGCAGTTGCATTACGAGGATTGGCAAATATTGATAATCCTTTTTCTTCCCTTTCAACATTTATTCTTACAAACTCTTTAATTGGCATATATATTTCACCACGTACTTCGATATCTATGTTCTTTCTTAGTTTTAAAGGAATACTCGCAACTGTTTTTACATTTTCTGTAATATCTTCGCCTATTAAACCGTCTCCACGTGTTAAAGCGAGATCTAATAGTCCATTAACGTATCGAATTGCTACAGAAACTCCATCTATCTTTAATTCACATAAATAATCCACATTATTTCTATTCGAATTTTTCAATACTCTTTTATGAAACTCCATAATTTCTTCTTCATTGTAGGTATTATCAAGAGATAACATGGGAACGGAATGAGCAACTTTATTAAAACCCTCTAAAACTGTACCTCCTATCCTTTGGCTCGGAGAATCAGGAGCTTTTAATTCCGGATACTTTTTTTCTATTTCTAAAAGTTCTCTAAAAAGTTTATCGTATTCTTGATCGGAGATTATTGGATCTGCTAATACATAATATCTATAGTTATGCTCTTCTATTTCAGCTTTCAATTGTTCATATCTTTTTTTTACATTTTCAGGAACTGACATTATTAAAGATCCTCCTATGATTCTTTCAATATACTTACTTTAGAAATTATGAAACTCAAATTCTATAAATGTTTTGACATTTAATTTTTTCAGAAATACTTTCTCGATTCTAATCCTTACAAAATATACACTTCTTTAATCTTTTCGGTGTTTTTATCAAAGGGAGGAGGGCTTCGCCCTTAACCCACTTTAAATTCAAAAACTTATTTTTATTTTTAAAAACTCTATTTAAACACTTCTTCACTTTAATCAATTAACTCTTAAAATAATAGCCGACTTTGCAGGAATTAACAATTCTTTTTTCCCATCATAATAGGATTTATCCTTTAGCTCAAAACTTACAGTTGAAAATATTAATTCCAAGTTTCCTTCTCGCTTATCTAATAACCATATTGGTAATTCTATTTCTTTTGAATCTTCTTCTCTATTAATTATAGTGATTATACTCTCATCTTCATTCCAACATGCATATGAAACGTATCCATCCTTCCAATCGATAAAATCAAAGGAACCTTTCCTTAATACACTATGTTCTTTATATATTTTTATTAAATCTTTAGTGAAATTCCTTATATCTACATTATTTTCGGTTTCTTTATCCCAGGGAAAAGGTCTCCTGTTATCTGGATCAGTCCAACCTGCCATCCCAATTTCATCACCATAAAATAAACCTGGAGAACCAGGTAATGTAAACATCATAACTAATCCTATTTTAAAAACATCTAAATCCACACCATTTTCGGCATCTTCATGAGTTTGCTGTCCCAATCTTCCCACTTTCTGGTTAGTACGGGTCATCCACCTTGAATGGTCATGGTTACTCAACTGATTCAAAGCTATAAATTTACTATTCATCGGAAGTTGTGATAAAGCCCATTTTACACAACTTACAAAATATTCGGAATTCTTCAAAAGCTCAGGTTTTGAAATTTCGCTATGCTTTTCAATTCCTGTAAGAAAATAACTAATCGGATCCATACAAGTTATATAATTCATTATAGAGTCCCAACATTTTCTTTCTATCCATGCTAAAGGTGATTTATATATTTCTGCAAAAATTATAGTTTCAGGGTTTGCCCTTTTAATGTTTTTATAAAAATATCTCCAAAAAGAACTGTTTGTTTCAAAAGATTTTCCCAAATCATCAGCTACATCCAACCTCCAACCGTCTGCATTAAAAGGTTCGCTAACCCATTTTACCCCAATATCACTAATATACTTCCATAAATAAGCATTAGAATAATTTAACTTTGGTAATGTGTGAAATCCCCACCAACCTTCATAATTACCTTTTGAATCCCAATAAAAATAAGATTTAAACGGTGAATCCTTTTTATTTTTAGCTCCATTGCCATACAAATTCATCTCATCCATCCATTTATGAAAAGATCCACAATGATTAAAAACCCCATCTAAAATAACTTTTATATTTTTATTATGAGCTTGACTTATCAAATTTTGTAATAATTCGTCGCTTTTTTGAAGATTTATTTCAGAAGTGGTTCTTATTCTATACTTTTCTTTTAAATCTTGTGAATCTTCCTCAATTACTCCAAAGTGAGGATCTACATGCTCGTAATCTTGTGTATCATATTTATGGGGGCTTGGAGAAACGAAAATAGGGTTTAGTAAAATTGTTTCCACCCCTAAATCATTTAAATAATCAATTTTTTCTATAATCCCTTTTAAATCCCCACCATAAAACTCTCTATGTCCATTTTTAGGATCTGGTAATTGATCCCAAGTTTTTTTTACGACTTCCTGACCATCATACTCATATTCATGATCTACTGGATCGTTCGATTTATCACCATTATTGAATCTATCAACAAAAATTTGATAGTATACAGTTCCTTGGGCCCAACTTGGAGTTTTAAATCCTGCTATAAGCCTAAAATCATGAACTTCGCGATTCTCAACTACTCCCATAGCATCAAATACAATTTTTTTATTTCTTTCAATTAGTTCTATTTCAAAATGATATCTTACTATTCTATCAGGCATTTTAAAAGCCCCTTGGAAGTAGTAATAATAGTTAGTTTCTTTGAAAAAGATCATTGGCCTGTGATGATAGTTTTTCAGATCTTTTTCTGGGGCAAAAATTACTTTACCTATACTTTTACCTAGATATTTCGGTATTCTTAACCTTACAGTAACTTCGTCGTTTATCTCCGGCTCTTCAGGAGTAAGAAAAATGTTTGTTTGATCAGAATAAATCCCTTTCATGATTTCCTCCACCTAATTCTTTTATAAATTCCTACATCATTTATCAGTTTATTCTCCATTTTCTAAGGAATAAAGTTCTTTTACTAATTCTTCTTCTAAAATCTCTAAATTTAATAATTCTTTTTCTTTTTTGCCTTTTTCTTCCATTAATTCCATAACTTTATTATAATCGTCTCCAACTTTAAAAAGTTTAGTTTCTATAAAATCCAGATCTTTAAATAAAATATCGGCTCTTTTTCTTATATCTGAAAGCTGAAGCTTTAAACTTTTTATTCTATTTTTAGCCCTTTTATTTTTCTCATAATCGATATTCTTTTTTTTGTATTTTTTTATTTTAAACGAAGAATTCTTTATACTATCTATTATATTATCAAAGTCTTCATCTATTTCACAAAAACCATCTTCTATTAAAACATACTTATCAGCTATATTCTTTATGAAATACTCGTCATGTGAAACAAAAATCATAGCCCCTTTATATTCTTTTAAAGTATTTTCTAACGTTTCGATCGTCAAAATGTCTAAATGATTTGTAGGTTCGTCTAATATTAGTACATTAGGTTTTTCAAGCAAAATTTTAGCAAGC contains:
- the ligA gene encoding NAD-dependent DNA ligase LigA encodes the protein MSVPENVKKRYEQLKAEIEEHNYRYYVLADPIISDQEYDKLFRELLEIEKKYPELKAPDSPSQRIGGTVLEGFNKVAHSVPMLSLDNTYNEEEIMEFHKRVLKNSNRNNVDYLCELKIDGVSVAIRYVNGLLDLALTRGDGLIGEDITENVKTVASIPLKLRKNIDIEVRGEIYMPIKEFVRINVEREEKGLSIFANPRNATAGTLKLLDSTEVAKRKLNSFIYYIIFPENYGLKTQEEALTFLKELGFRVNLNYKKAENINEVIDFWKKWNSMRRELEYEADGIVVKVNEFDIQRILGETVRSPRWAIAFKFQAEQKEAKLVKVKFQVGSTGIITPVAEFSPIRLEGTIVKRASLHNFDYVKERDIREGDYVIVEKAGGIIPQVIGPVKEKRTGEEKIIEPPKECPVCGGKVGKIKSEEVAIRCLNPSCPEKLLRSLENFVSRECMNIQGLGEKLLKRMIDAGLIKDIADLYYLNDEKLRSLGKGIGDKIIQNILNQIEDSKNRDLYSLINALGIPNVGAKTAKDLAYHFKSIENLMNASFSDLVEIEGIGEDTARAIINFFSQEEVKKIIDKLKDAGVNMGYIQVKKEGPLNGKIICQTGSLSRMTRQEFAEYVESKGGTFTETLTKKTDILVVGENPGSKLAKAQQYGTLIMTEEEFFNKY
- a CDS encoding glycoside hydrolase family 13 protein, whose translation is MKGIYSDQTNIFLTPEEPEINDEVTVRLRIPKYLGKSIGKVIFAPEKDLKNYHHRPMIFFKETNYYYYFQGAFKMPDRIVRYHFEIELIERNKKIVFDAMGVVENREVHDFRLIAGFKTPSWAQGTVYYQIFVDRFNNGDKSNDPVDHEYEYDGQEVVKKTWDQLPDPKNGHREFYGGDLKGIIEKIDYLNDLGVETILLNPIFVSPSPHKYDTQDYEHVDPHFGVIEEDSQDLKEKYRIRTTSEINLQKSDELLQNLISQAHNKNIKVILDGVFNHCGSFHKWMDEMNLYGNGAKNKKDSPFKSYFYWDSKGNYEGWWGFHTLPKLNYSNAYLWKYISDIGVKWVSEPFNADGWRLDVADDLGKSFETNSSFWRYFYKNIKRANPETIIFAEIYKSPLAWIERKCWDSIMNYITCMDPISYFLTGIEKHSEISKPELLKNSEYFVSCVKWALSQLPMNSKFIALNQLSNHDHSRWMTRTNQKVGRLGQQTHEDAENGVDLDVFKIGLVMMFTLPGSPGLFYGDEIGMAGWTDPDNRRPFPWDKETENNVDIRNFTKDLIKIYKEHSVLRKGSFDFIDWKDGYVSYACWNEDESIITIINREEDSKEIELPIWLLDKREGNLELIFSTVSFELKDKSYYDGKKELLIPAKSAIILRVN